The Christiangramia forsetii KT0803 DNA segment CTAAACCTATCTACAATGGCATCCTTACTTTTTAGAGCTACATACTGGGAATGAGTAAATATTTCTGAATGCACAGCTGAATCTATGGCTAAGCTACCATCGTCTGCCAGGAATTTCTCCCAGGGTAATTTTTTAATATTATCATACAATTCCTGTTCAGAATTCACCCTAAAGCTTTCATAAGGTTTCAGAATTTTTATGGCTGTGCGTAAACATAGGTTGGCCTTGTACATAAAGCCCTTATCACCCGCGAAACTAACCATCCGGTTACCTTCTTTGATGTCCAGTGCTCCTAAGTCCAGTAATTCTTTTGCCAGGATCGATTCAAAACCATAAAGGGTCTTGGCGATCATTCTGTAGTTATCCATAATCCTTCTTTAAAGAACCGCAAAAATAAGTTAATTTTGTCCGAAACTATAATAATAACAGGATACTTCAGAACGTAGTTTTTGAATATCCTGGTACAATCAATCAAAAATATCTTGTTAGAAAATCTGTATATCTATCTATTACCAATTCTTGCAGTCATTGTGGGATATTTTATATCCTTAGTATTAAAACCAGGTAGCTCTTCTGGCTTTAAACTTTTACTCGCTTTTAGTGGAGCTTATTTATTAGCTGTAACTGTTTTGGAATTACTGCCCGCTGTTTATCGCAATCCTGACTCCGGTATTGGTATATTTATCATGCTTGGACTGCTCTTACAAATTGTTCTGGAATTTCTATCGAAGGGAGTGGAACACGGTCATTTACATTTCCATGATAACACCAGTGCATTTCCTATATTATTACTCATTAGCTTAAGTTTACATTCATTACTTGAAGGCTTTCCACTAGAAAGTGATAATCATCTTTTACATGGAGTTGTGGTTCATAAAATTCCTGTTGCCGCTATACTTTCTGTTTTTTTAATTCAAAGTAAATTAAGCAAGCCTAAGGTATTTTTATTCCTGGGTTTTTTCGCTTTAATGACGCCTCTTGGAAGCTGGTTAAAAAATAATATCGCCTTTATTTCTGAATATATTGTATACGTAAATGCTATAGTAATTGGTATTTTTCTACATGTATCTACAACCATATTGTTCGAGTCTTCAAAAAATCATTCTTTTAATGCAACCAAACTGGCCGTGATCATCCTGGGAATTTTACTCGCATATTTCATTTAAAATGTTCAGCAAAGAGGAATCAAAGCAATTACGACAGGAATTCTGGACCAGTTTCGGGAAAGAATTTCCACATAAATGGTTATTGTATAACACTAAGATGAAGGAAATTCAGCTGAAATTCACCTTTGATCGGAAAGTAGCCCAGGTTTCGCTGGACATTGTTGATAATGATGAATTAATACGTAGCTATTATTTTGAAAAATTACTTTCTCTTAAAACTGTGCTCACTGAAGGTTATCTACCCGAAATTGTCTTTGCTGAAAATTACGATCTACCAGAAGAAAAAAAGATTTCAAGAATATATGTTGAGATGGGAAATGTAAGTATATATAATAAAGAAGACTGGCCTGAAGTAAAAAAATTCCTTTCAAGCAAAATGTTGCGATTAGAAGATTTTTTTAATGATTTTAACGATTTTCTTAAAAATTAAATCGGCTACAATAATTTTTTAGTAATTTGACTAATATAAAGATAGCGACGTTTTGTCTTTACCCTACCACATCTTTTTCAGTTTTATTAATTAATCAACCAAAATTTTAAAAGATGAAAACAATTAGATTTTCAGTATTTGCATTATTATTTGTTTTTTTTACCTCCTGTTCATCAGATGATGACGCTCCTGATGTAGACACCTCCATGCTAACTGGTGAATGGAATATTGAAGCATTCAATTATTCCGGAGAAACTACTGGAAACTTTGAAGGTATAGATATTAGCTCCAATTTTGATGGTATAGGAGAGAATATTAATGCAACATTAAGTTTCAATGATGATAAAACTTTTAATATGGCCGGCAGTTACGACGTTAGGTTGAGTGCAGAGGGACTAACTGAAGTGGTTCCTATCGATAATGCATCATCCTCAGGAACATGGAAGATAGAAGGCGATTACATAATCACTTCACAAACTATTGGACAGGTTCAAGGCCAGGGTGTAGCCGGACCTCAGGAAGGTAGAATGAGAATTAGTGAAGTTACACAAAATAGAATGGTTCTTATAATCGATCAGGAAAGCACTACTACTCAAGGCGGAATGGAGTTTACAATGAAAATGGATGGTAAGTATGTTCTCACTAAATAGGTAATACAATGACTAATTCAAAGAGGCTGTCTAAAAAGTGAAAGTAATGTCATTTTGAGCGAAGTCGAAAAATCTCAATTTACTTAAAATTACAAATTTAGGTTTTTATGAAATTCTTCATTTCATCCAGAATGACACTTTTTAGACAGCCTCTTTTTTATGTCTTGACGTTAAGCTCTGACTGAATAAATCTTCCAGAGATTATTCCTGCTTCAAAGATCACATTCCTGGTACGCCGATTTTGTAAATCTATTTCAATTTTGAAGTATGCTCAATTTAAGTTTAACTGGATCATACGCCTACTTGATACCACCATTAACAGACTGAAAATTATGGTTATTGTTCATATTAGTTAAATACTTTACTTTTTATAGAGATATTTATAATTAAAATGAGACTAGGTTAGACTCTATCTCTATAATTTGCTTTTACTATTTTTAACCTACAAAATTAAATATTTTGAAAGCTACGATCCTGAATTTCTCCACAGCAAGACTTCTACTTAATAAAATTAAGAAAGAAGACCAACAGATGGTCTTTCAAGGACTTTCCCTTCCGGGAATTATAAAATATTATGGAGTAAACTATAAAAGTTTTGAAGCTACAGAAGATCAAATGAACTGGTATGAAAATCTAGAAAAATCCGGTTCAGGACAATGGTGGGTTATAAGAAGTAAAGAGGATAGTAAATTTTGTGGAGCTATTGGTTATAATGATTTCAACAAAGAACATAATAAAGCTGAAATAGGCTTTTGGCTATTTCCTGAATATTGGGGAAAAGGAATAATTCAGGAATCGGCAAATATTCTTTTCGATTACCTGTTTGAAGATTTAAAATTACATCGTTTGGAAGCTTATGTAGAATCAGAAAACGAAAGCTCCTCCAAAACACTAAAAAATTTAGGGTTCAATTATGAGGGAAGAATGAAAGATTGTGAAATAAAGAATAATGAATATATAAGCATAGATATATACGCTAAAATAAAAACATGATAATTAATATACTTTCCCTTTAATCCTTCACAACAGGGCATAAAAAAACCCTTTATCTTTTGGATAAAGGGTTTTCAAGAAGAAGGCGGCGACATACTCTCCCACAATACAGCAGTACCATCTGCGCTAACGGGCTTAACTACTCTGTTCGGGATGGGAAGAGGTGAGCCCCGTTGCTATAGCCACCTTAAAAGGTAAGTTATAAGCGTCGAGCTTAAAACTGTTCTAATTGCTTAGAACAAATATCGTTAACATATATAAGAAACAAAAAATAAGAAGAATTCGTAATACACTTATAAAATAAGCATTTGGCGGCTCTGAGGTTTTGCGGCCTCAGAGCCATCGCGCATCAAGCTTTACGGATTATTAGTACTACTCGGCTATGACATTACTGCCTTTACACCTATAGCCTATCAACGTGGTAGTCTCCCACGGTCCTT contains these protein-coding regions:
- a CDS encoding DUF4268 domain-containing protein, encoding MFSKEESKQLRQEFWTSFGKEFPHKWLLYNTKMKEIQLKFTFDRKVAQVSLDIVDNDELIRSYYFEKLLSLKTVLTEGYLPEIVFAENYDLPEEKKISRIYVEMGNVSIYNKEDWPEVKKFLSSKMLRLEDFFNDFNDFLKN
- a CDS encoding GNAT family N-acetyltransferase, giving the protein MKATILNFSTARLLLNKIKKEDQQMVFQGLSLPGIIKYYGVNYKSFEATEDQMNWYENLEKSGSGQWWVIRSKEDSKFCGAIGYNDFNKEHNKAEIGFWLFPEYWGKGIIQESANILFDYLFEDLKLHRLEAYVESENESSSKTLKNLGFNYEGRMKDCEIKNNEYISIDIYAKIKT
- a CDS encoding ZIP family metal transporter, with protein sequence MLENLYIYLLPILAVIVGYFISLVLKPGSSSGFKLLLAFSGAYLLAVTVLELLPAVYRNPDSGIGIFIMLGLLLQIVLEFLSKGVEHGHLHFHDNTSAFPILLLISLSLHSLLEGFPLESDNHLLHGVVVHKIPVAAILSVFLIQSKLSKPKVFLFLGFFALMTPLGSWLKNNIAFISEYIVYVNAIVIGIFLHVSTTILFESSKNHSFNATKLAVIILGILLAYFI
- a CDS encoding lipocalin family protein, with translation MKTIRFSVFALLFVFFTSCSSDDDAPDVDTSMLTGEWNIEAFNYSGETTGNFEGIDISSNFDGIGENINATLSFNDDKTFNMAGSYDVRLSAEGLTEVVPIDNASSSGTWKIEGDYIITSQTIGQVQGQGVAGPQEGRMRISEVTQNRMVLIIDQESTTTQGGMEFTMKMDGKYVLTK